The sequence ATCTAGGGGTAGTGTAGGGTCTATGTACTCTATTAGCCTGTCTATAGGTCTTCTAGGATCATCTCTCACGATTACTACTAAGTCGGCGTCTGAGAATGCTGTGTAGTCTCCTCTAGCTAGTGAGCCTATCAGGTAGACGGCTATAGCTCCTCGACTAACTCTCTCTTCAGCGTACTTGCGGAGTCTTCTTAAAACCTCACTCCGGTCTAGCTTGAAGAATCTTAGTTCTGACGTGCTCTATCACCTCACTCGCGTGAGCGATGGCTCTCTCCGCGTCGCTCTTAGTGTAGTAGTCCATCGGAGCACCTTCTGGATGGAAATTCGGGTACCTAGTAGGTATGTAGTGTCTGTCAAGCTCCCTAGCCTTATTAATTAGTTCTTCGCCAGGCCTTAAGTTCTCAGGTAAGCTAGATAGCATCCTAGAGACGGAATGACCCCACACCTCAATACCTAGAGCTTGGTAAAGAGCTTTGACGCTCTTCCCAGCAGCTTGATGAGCGGCGAAACAAGCCCACTCATAATCACCGACTTCGAAAGACTTCTTAGCATGTTCTAAATCCTTGAGAGCCTGCCTCAACCAGTCTGAGGCTCTTGAAACCAAGACACATCATCAATAAACTCTCTCAACAGTAAATAAAAAGCCGTGTAAAGCGTCGTGCGCCCCTACTCAGACTAGATCGCTTCTTCCTTTACTACATCTCTTGAGAAGGGGACGTTGAGGATCAGCTTTACTTTAACCATGTTCTC is a genomic window of Zestosphaera sp. containing:
- a CDS encoding HEPN domain-containing protein yields the protein MVSRASDWLRQALKDLEHAKKSFEVGDYEWACFAAHQAAGKSVKALYQALGIEVWGHSVSRMLSSLPENLRPGEELINKARELDRHYIPTRYPNFHPEGAPMDYYTKSDAERAIAHASEVIEHVRTKILQARPE